From one Gossypium hirsutum isolate 1008001.06 chromosome D08, Gossypium_hirsutum_v2.1, whole genome shotgun sequence genomic stretch:
- the LOC107942633 gene encoding protein NPGR2: protein MRSSIRIKKPRRGGVFRDLGQTMKCLCAGEKLIKVEQMIPPSESLAVEDRSLCGHSSKFSNGENKPDTRNIEEAELSLRESSSLNYEEARALLGRIEYQKGNIEAALHVFEGIDIAAIIPKMKLSLTRKVERRKRQSHDYAPPPMPVHTISLLLEAIFLKAQSLQHLQRFREAAQTCKVILDVIESSLPDGLPENFGANCKLQETLNKAVELLPELWKLSDAPFEAILSYRWALLHTWNLDAETTARIQKHFAVFLLYCGDEACPPNLRSQMGSSFVPRNNIEEAILLLMILLRKVALKRIEWDPSILDHLSFALSVCGDLKALAKQIEELLPGVINRKERYRILSLCYHGAGEDSVALILLRKLLNSNEDPCSVPALMMASRICGEKPILAEEGISFAHRALESLEDECNELEGTSNFLLGVACSMHSKSVLSDFERVAIQSKALQALESARKITNMKDPSILYHLSLENAEQRKLEAALYYAKSLLKLEGGSNIKGWLLLARILSAQKRFLDGEIVLDAALDQIGKWDQGELLRTKAKLQIARGQLKSAVETYSQLLALLQVQCKSFALGKKLHKDHRFSLTSFEQEIWHDLAYLYISLSQWRDAEICLSKSKAISSYSAVRFHATGVLYERKGLLKEAMEAFCTALDIDPDHVPSMISAAAVLRRVGGQCNAVMKSLLMNALRVDQMNGLAWYNLGLLHKSEEVGSSMEEAAECFEIAAILEESAPIEPFR, encoded by the exons ATGAGGAGCAGCATAAGGATTAAAAAGCCGAGACGAGGCGGAGTTTTTCGGGACTTGGGGCAGACAATGAAGTGTTTATGCGCCGGAGAGAAATTAATCAAAGTAGAACAGATGATACCTCCATCAGAATCCCTTGCCGTAGAAGATCGTTCACTGTGTGGTCATTCTTCTAAATTCAGTAATGGTGAGAACAAGCCAGATACCAGAAACATAGAAGAAGCTGAATTGTCGCTGCGTGAGAGTAGTTCACTGAATTACGAG GAAGCTAGAGCATTGCTAGGAAGAATCGAATACCAGAAAGGAAATATCGAAGCTGCACTACATGTGTTTGAAGGAATAGATATCGCCGCAATAATTCCCAAAATGAAACTCAGCCTTACTCGAAAAGTTGAAAGGCGTAAGAGACAATCTCATGATTATGCTCCTCCACCAATGCCTGTTCATACCATTAGTTTACTGCTTGAAGCAATCTTTCTCAAAGCACAATCATTGCAACATCTCCAAAGGTTTCGAG AAGCTGCTCAAACCTGTAAAGTTATTCTGGACGTAATAGAATCTTCGTTACCGGATGGCTTGCCGGAAAACTTTGGTGCCAACTGTAAATTGCAGGAGACTCTAAACAAGGCAGTCGAGTTGCTTCCGGAGTTATGGAAATTAAGTGATGCTCCATTTGAAGCAATCTTGTCTTACCGGTGGGCGCTTCTTCATACATGGAATCTTGACGCGGAAACTACTGCAAGGATTCAAAAACATTTTGCCGTTTTTCTCCTGTATTGCGGAGATGAAGCTTGTCCCCCAAACCTCCGCTCGCAAATGGGCAGTTCATTTGTCCCGAGGAATAACATAGAGGAGGCTATACTGCTCTTAATGATTCTATTAAGAAAAGTTGCTCTAAAAAGAATCGAATGGGATCCATCAATTTTGGATCATCTATCTTTTGCTCTCTCCGTATGTGGTGATTTAAAGGCTTTGGCTAAGCAAATAGAAGAACTGCTTCCGGGGGTAATTAATCGCAAAGAAAGATACCGTATTCTATCTCTCTGTTACCACGGAGCAGGTGAAGATTCGGTTGCTTTGATTCTACTCCGAAAATTGTTGAACAGTAACGAGGATCCATGTTCTGTTCCAGCATTGATGATGGCATCAAGAATTTGCGGGGAAAAACCGATTCTTGCGGAAGAAGGGATTAGTTTTGCTCATAGAGCCCTTGAAAGCTTGGAGGATGAGTGCAATGAATTGGAAGGTACCAGTAACTTTTTATTGGGTGTGGCTTGTTCAATGCATTCGAAGTCCGTCTTATCCGATTTTGAGAGGGTTGCAATACAGTCCAAGGCTCTCCAGGCTTTGGAAAGTGCTCGGAAAATCACAAACATGAAAGATCCCAGTATTCTTTATCATCTTAGCCTGGAAAATGCCGAGCAGAGAAAGCTGGAAGCTGCACTTTATTATGCAAAGTCTTTGTTAAAACTAGAAGGTGGTTCTAACATTAAGGGATGGCTGTTATTGGCTCGTATATTGTCAGCTCAAAAACGTTTCTTGGATGGTGAAATTGTTCTTGATGCTGCCTTGGATCAAATCGGGAAATGGGATCAAGGAGAATTGTTGCGCACCAAAGCTAAGCTTCAAATTGCACGGGGACAACTCAAGAGTGCCGTTGAGACGTATAGTCAGCTTCTTGCCCTTCTTCAAGTACAGTGTAAAAGCTTTGCTTTGGGGAAGAAGCTTCATAAG GATCATAGATTCTCTTTGACAAGTTTCGAACAAGAAATATGGCATGATCTAGCATATCTCTACATAAGCTTGTCACAATGGAGAGATGCCGAGATTTGTCTTTCGAAATCAAAAGCTATAAGTTCTTACTCCGCTGTTCGATTTCATGCCACTG GTGTACTGTATGAGAGAAAAGGCTTGCTAAAAGAAGCTATGGAGGCGTTTTGTACTGCGCTGGATATCGATCCTGATCATGTCCCGAGCATGATATCTGCTGCTGCTGTGCTCAGACGAGTTGGTGGCCAATGCAATGCGGTCATGAAAAGCTTGCTGATGAACGCTCTTCGGGTCGATCAAATGAATGGGTTGGCATGGTATAATCTTGGTTTGCTTCATAAATCTGAAGAAGTTGGTTCATCAATGGAAGAAGCGGCTGAATGTTTTGAGATTGCTGCCATTCTTGAAGAGTCAGCACCTATTGAGCCATTCAGATAA